A segment of the Methanofastidiosum sp. genome:
TCTTCTTCAAGCTCCTTTAAATCTGTTCTCTGTTCTCATCAATTTTCCTTTCTGATTCTTTCATCAGTTCACCAAACAAAGTGCCTAGCATATACTTATTTGATACCTAATATTTAATTTTATTGTTTGCGCAAAATAGAAATATATAAATACTTTAAATCTAAGTATAATTCATGAACGAGGTAGATATCCAATCTAAATTCCAGAGTCTTTCCCCAGAATTAAAAAAAGAAGTTTTAGATTATATTGACTTTCTTATATCAAGAAATAAAAACAAAAAACAAAAAACAAAAAAACTTACTTTTGAGTGGCAGGGCAAATTGTCAGATCTTAAAGAGGAATTTACTTCTGTCGAGCTTCAGCACAAGGCTTTAGAGTGGCGCTAATGTATCTCCTTGACACAAATATACTGCTAGAGATTTTATTGAATCAAAGAAAAGCAGAAAATGTAAAGAATTTATAGATCATAATATAGAAGAAGTGATCATAAGTGATTTTTCTTTACACTCAATAGGGGTTATTTTACTTAGATACGAAAAGGAAGAAGCTTTCAATGTTTTTATTAGGGATATAGCGCCTACATTTAAAATTTTATCGTTGCCTTTGAGTGTATATGCCAATATTTATGAATTGAAAAGAGACTATGACTTAGATTTTGACGATGCTTATAATTTTAAAATTTCAGAATTCTTTAATCTAATTCTAGTTACACTGGACAAGGATTTTGACATAATAAAAGATGCAGATATTTTATTCTTATAACTCTTATTTTAAATCATTATAAGTTTGAATTTATATTAAAAATATAAAAAATAAATTATTTCTTCTTGAGTTTCTTTGTGTAGATTAAAGCCCCGGCTGCGAAAATTATCAAAATAAGAATTGCTATGTAAATTGGATTAAACGATGAGCTCTTCTCAGGCTTAGACATTGACTCTACATCTAAGAAATATACATATGCATCAGTGGAACCCGCCACAACGTTTTTACCGTCAGGAGTTATTGAAACTGACCAGACATTTCCTTCGGTTTTAAATTCTCTTAAGTGCTCTCCTGATTTTGAATAAATATGAACTTTTTTGTCCCATGAACCTATTGCGATATATGATCCATCAGGCGTTATTGAGACGGAAGATACAGTGTGACCTATAACTTTGCTCCAAAGTAGTTTTCCAGTTCCATCAAATAAATAGATCTTGAAGTCCTTGGAAGTTTCTCCTTCTTTAAATTCAAAATTTCCTGTTCCACACACTAAATATGAAGAATCAGGGGTAACTGCGACAGAAATTACTGGGGCTTTGACATCATGCTTCCATAAGAGTAATCCTGATCTAAGGAGATAAACATGATTATCTGATGAAGCAACTGCAAGTGTCTCGCCATCTGGGGTAAGAGATAAGTCATTAACCTTGCCTTCTGTTCGATAGTCCCATGATGGCCTTCCATCCTTGTAAACCATCGCATACACATTTGATGAACTTCCTCCAATATACTCGCCATCTGGAGTTATTGTCATGAATCCTCCTTTTACAGATTTATAACTGGTCAAAAATTCTCCAGAGGAATTGTATACATATACTCTTTCACCAGTGACAACAGAAACTTGAGAAATATCTTCTGATAGTGATATGGAAGTTACTCTATGTGCCGGAGTATAAGTCCATAAAACATTTCCTGATTTGTCAAATATATAAAATGACCCGTCAAGAGAGCTTGCTGCAGTAAATGAACCATTTGAAGTTGTTGTGACAAAAGGTACCCAGCTATTTATCTTTGATTTCCATATTACTGGGTCAGAAGTTTCTTCAGCAAATATAACGCCAGAAGAAGCAAGTATTCCAAAAATTAACAATAAGGTTATTAATTTCTTCATAGAATAAGGAAAAAAAATTGATATTTAAATTTAGCGCTCGATCTTTCCAGAAATAAAGTCTTCGACCTTAATCTTTGCCTCAGAGTCTGAGTATTGAATCAATGGATGCTTCATTGTGTAGCTTGAAATTGATGTCAATGGCCCGCCTATCTTCCTATCAAGCCCAAGCTTTGCACATCTAATTGCATCAATTGCAACACCTGCAGAGTTTGGTGAATCTTCTACTGAAAGTCTAAGCTCTAAGTTCAATGGGATATCCCCAAAACCTCTTCCTTCAATCCTTAAGAAACAGAGTTTATTATCATTTAACCAGGGAACATAGTCAGATGGCCCAATGTGGATGTTGTCTGGATGTAAGGGTATGTCAAGCTGAGATTGTACCGCTTCGGTCTTAGATATCTTCTTGGATTTTAATCTTTCCTTTTCAAGCATGTTTAAGAAGTCAGTGTTTCCTCCAGTATTTAACTGGTAAGTTCTATCAACAATTACTCCTCTGTCTTGGAATAGTTTAGTAAGAACTCTGTGGACAATTGTTGCACCAAGTTGAGATTTGATATCGTCCCCAACAATTGGTATGCCTCTCTCTTCGAATCTTTTTGCCCATTCATCATTTGAAGCAATGAAAACTGGCATACAGTTAACAAATGCAACGCCTGCTTCAAGTGCAGCTTCGGCGTAGAACTTTGTTGCATTTTCCGAGCCAACTGGCATGTAATTTATAAGAACATCTACTTTGTGTTTCTTTAGTTCAGAAACAACGTCACAAGGCTTCTCATCTGAAACTATAAATCTTTTCTCTTCAGAATAGTTGTCCATGTGGGCAGCAAATCCATCTAGGACAGGGCCCATCATTACCTTTGCCCCTAAATTTGGGACGTCCTTGTAGATAGTTTTCGTGCAGTTTGGGCTTTGGAATATAGCTTCGCTTATATCCTTTCCAACTTTTCTTTTATCTATATCAAATGCAACGACAAATTTAAGGTCATGTGGTCTGTAGCCCCCCAAATTCTCATGCATCAAACCAATTACCTGTTTTGTGCCATTGTTTCTATAATATTCAATTCCTTGAACAAGTGATGAAGCACAATTACCAAGTCCAGCAATTGCAACCCTAATTTCTCCCATATAGGTACCTCCTAAAAGATGACATGATATTTTTAGAGTATTATAAAGATTTAAATAGTTTATGGTCATAAAATATTAAAGGTGCATAAATGCCACTTAATAGACTCAAAAAAAAGCTAACAACTGAAGTTCTGTGGATATACATCCTAAGTCTTTTGTCAAACAAGCCAATGTATGCCTATGAAGTTAAAAATGAGATAGAAAAAAACTTTTCATTTGCACCGGCTAGGATAACAAGCTATATTGTTCTGTACAACCTTGAAAAGGGGGGCTATGTTACCTCAGAATGGGAGGATTCAGAGCACGGAAGGCCAAATAGGAAATACTATATAATAACAGATTCTGGGAAAGAACTCTTAAAAGAGGGAAAAAGTTTCATAAAACTAGTCTTTTCAAAGATCGGATAGCAAACGTTTTATTTGAGTCTAACAATCCTTTTCCATGAAGGACACGAGAGCACATACAGGAGAGCATATATTTTTTAGATCACTTTCTAAAGTTATTCCAGAAGTTTCTCTGGACAAG
Coding sequences within it:
- a CDS encoding DUF2281 domain-containing protein, with the protein product MNEVDIQSKFQSLSPELKKEVLDYIDFLISRNKNKKQKTKKLTFEWQGKLSDLKEEFTSVELQHKALEWR
- a CDS encoding PIN domain-containing protein — its product is MESKKSRKCKEFIDHNIEEVIISDFSLHSIGVILLRYEKEEAFNVFIRDIAPTFKILSLPLSVYANIYELKRDYDLDFDDAYNFKISEFFNLILVTLDKDFDIIKDADILFL
- a CDS encoding PQQ-binding-like beta-propeller repeat protein encodes the protein MKKLITLLLIFGILASSGVIFAEETSDPVIWKSKINSWVPFVTTTSNGSFTAASSLDGSFYIFDKSGNVLWTYTPAHRVTSISLSEDISQVSVVTGERVYVYNSSGEFLTSYKSVKGGFMTITPDGEYIGGSSSNVYAMVYKDGRPSWDYRTEGKVNDLSLTPDGETLAVASSDNHVYLLRSGLLLWKHDVKAPVISVAVTPDSSYLVCGTGNFEFKEGETSKDFKIYLFDGTGKLLWSKVIGHTVSSVSITPDGSYIAIGSWDKKVHIYSKSGEHLREFKTEGNVWSVSITPDGKNVVAGSTDAYVYFLDVESMSKPEKSSSFNPIYIAILILIIFAAGALIYTKKLKKK
- a CDS encoding inositol-3-phosphate synthase, which gives rise to MGEIRVAIAGLGNCASSLVQGIEYYRNNGTKQVIGLMHENLGGYRPHDLKFVVAFDIDKRKVGKDISEAIFQSPNCTKTIYKDVPNLGAKVMMGPVLDGFAAHMDNYSEEKRFIVSDEKPCDVVSELKKHKVDVLINYMPVGSENATKFYAEAALEAGVAFVNCMPVFIASNDEWAKRFEERGIPIVGDDIKSQLGATIVHRVLTKLFQDRGVIVDRTYQLNTGGNTDFLNMLEKERLKSKKISKTEAVQSQLDIPLHPDNIHIGPSDYVPWLNDNKLCFLRIEGRGFGDIPLNLELRLSVEDSPNSAGVAIDAIRCAKLGLDRKIGGPLTSISSYTMKHPLIQYSDSEAKIKVEDFISGKIER
- a CDS encoding PadR family transcriptional regulator — translated: MPLNRLKKKLTTEVLWIYILSLLSNKPMYAYEVKNEIEKNFSFAPARITSYIVLYNLEKGGYVTSEWEDSEHGRPNRKYYIITDSGKELLKEGKSFIKLVFSKIG